From a region of the Coprococcus comes ATCC 27758 genome:
- a CDS encoding manganese efflux pump MntP family protein — protein sequence MGLIELFLIAVGLSMDAFAVSVCKGLAMPKCTFKKAAIVGLWFGGFQALMPAIGYILGAQFQEAIASIDHWIAFVLLALIGGNMIHEALDNDEEEADASLDVKTMFLLAVATSIDALAIGITFAFLKVNIIPAVCFIGIVTFIISFAGVKIGNVFGARYKNKAEIVGGIILILLGLKILLEHLGFLE from the coding sequence ATGGGTTTAATTGAATTGTTTTTGATTGCAGTAGGGCTGTCCATGGATGCATTTGCAGTTTCTGTCTGTAAAGGACTTGCTATGCCGAAGTGCACTTTCAAAAAGGCGGCTATTGTTGGCTTATGGTTTGGCGGATTTCAGGCATTGATGCCGGCAATTGGTTATATTTTAGGAGCGCAGTTCCAGGAAGCCATTGCTTCTATAGATCACTGGATCGCATTTGTATTACTTGCGCTGATTGGTGGAAATATGATTCACGAAGCATTGGACAATGACGAAGAGGAAGCCGATGCAAGCCTGGATGTGAAGACCATGTTCCTTCTCGCAGTAGCAACCAGCATTGATGCACTCGCTATAGGAATTACCTTTGCATTTCTTAAGGTAAATATTATTCCGGCGGTCTGTTTTATCGGAATCGTGACCTTCATCATTTCCTTTGCCGGAGTAAAGATTGGTAATGTCTTTGGAGCCCGCTATAAGAACAAAGCCGAAATTGTCGGTGGGATCATCCTTATTCTGCTTGGTCTGAAGATTTTGTTAGAGCATCTTGGCTTTTTAGAATAA
- a CDS encoding response regulator transcription factor, whose amino-acid sequence MDKLKILVVDDESRMRKLVRDFLEREGYAVLEAGDGMEAMDIFYEEKDIALIILDVMMPHMDGWQTCREIRKESKVPIIMLTARSEERDELQGFELGVDEYISKPFSPKILVARVTAILRRTNALASDDLLHADGIEIDKAAHMVKIDGKPIELSYKEFELLTYFVENQGIALSREKILNNVWNYDYFGDARTIDTHVKKLRSKLGDKGDYIKTIWGMGYKFEVQS is encoded by the coding sequence ATGGATAAACTGAAAATTCTTGTAGTAGATGATGAAAGCCGTATGCGCAAATTGGTGCGCGATTTCCTGGAAAGAGAAGGATATGCTGTACTCGAAGCCGGAGACGGTATGGAAGCAATGGACATTTTTTATGAAGAAAAAGATATTGCACTGATCATTCTGGATGTCATGATGCCGCATATGGATGGCTGGCAGACCTGCCGTGAGATCCGTAAAGAATCAAAGGTTCCGATCATTATGCTGACCGCAAGAAGTGAAGAGAGGGACGAGCTTCAGGGGTTTGAACTCGGTGTGGATGAGTACATTTCCAAACCGTTCAGCCCGAAGATCCTGGTTGCAAGAGTTACTGCGATTCTGCGCAGAACCAATGCGCTTGCTTCGGATGATCTGCTTCATGCGGACGGGATCGAGATTGATAAAGCAGCACATATGGTGAAGATCGATGGAAAACCGATCGAACTCAGTTACAAAGAGTTTGAACTTCTGACTTATTTTGTGGAGAATCAGGGGATTGCTTTATCGAGAGAGAAGATTCTTAACAATGTATGGAATTACGATTATTTCGGGGATGCCAGAACCATTGATACCCATGTAAAGAAGCTGAGAAGTAAACTTGGTGATAAAGGAGATTATATTAAGACTATCTGGGGTATGGGGTATAAATTCGAGGTACAGTCATGA
- a CDS encoding sensor histidine kinase produces MKYSIKRQMMTVFVGLILFMIVVFMIVNGSFLEKYYISNKKSEFIKAYTMVQEGVENGTINSETPEKDLGRFTEKNNISIAVIDSEYNVVYTNVREKQMMVVQLFGYLYDKNHQEVLEKTDSYDICKSVDPQNNTEYLTMWGNFDNGDIFIMRSPLESIRSAVTIFNRFIGVVGGCVILVSVLLAWYFSKRITEPIMELATLSQKMADLDFDAKYTSGGSNEIGVLGENFNRMSERLEKTISNLKEANYKLQKDIEQKEKRENMRSEFLGNVSHELKTPIALIQGYAEGLKEGVNDDPESREFYCEVIMDEAGKMNRMVKNLLALNQLEFGEDDVQFERFDITSLISGVLQSLDILIEQKEAQVIFRHKNPVYVWADEFKVEQVVRNYVNNALNHIDGEKVIEIKITQENDMAKITVFNTGTPIPEEDLPHIWEKFYKVDKARTREYGGNGIGLSIVKAIMDSFGKGYGAINHTNGVEFWFELDMK; encoded by the coding sequence ATGAAATATTCAATAAAAAGACAGATGATGACTGTTTTTGTAGGTCTGATTCTGTTTATGATCGTTGTATTTATGATCGTCAACGGAAGCTTTCTGGAGAAATATTATATTTCTAATAAGAAATCAGAATTTATAAAGGCTTATACAATGGTGCAGGAAGGTGTGGAGAACGGGACAATCAATTCTGAGACACCGGAAAAAGACCTGGGAAGATTTACAGAGAAAAATAATATTTCCATTGCAGTCATCGATTCAGAATACAATGTGGTTTATACTAATGTAAGAGAAAAACAGATGATGGTCGTACAGCTTTTCGGATATCTGTACGATAAGAATCATCAGGAGGTTCTGGAAAAAACGGACAGTTATGATATCTGCAAGTCGGTTGATCCGCAAAATAATACAGAGTACCTGACTATGTGGGGAAACTTTGACAATGGTGATATCTTTATCATGCGAAGCCCGTTGGAGAGTATTCGTTCGGCAGTCACGATTTTTAACAGATTTATCGGAGTCGTCGGCGGATGTGTGATTCTTGTGAGTGTATTGCTTGCGTGGTATTTCTCAAAAAGGATCACGGAGCCGATCATGGAGCTCGCAACACTTTCACAGAAGATGGCCGATCTGGATTTTGATGCAAAATATACCAGCGGCGGAAGCAACGAAATCGGTGTACTGGGAGAGAACTTTAACCGGATGTCAGAAAGACTTGAGAAGACGATTTCCAATCTGAAAGAAGCCAACTATAAATTGCAGAAAGACATTGAGCAGAAAGAAAAACGAGAAAATATGCGAAGTGAATTCCTGGGGAATGTTTCCCATGAACTGAAGACGCCGATTGCCCTGATCCAGGGATATGCAGAAGGCCTGAAAGAAGGAGTCAATGATGATCCGGAGAGCCGGGAGTTCTACTGTGAAGTCATTATGGACGAGGCAGGAAAGATGAACCGGATGGTGAAGAATCTACTTGCCCTGAACCAGCTGGAATTTGGTGAGGATGATGTACAGTTTGAACGGTTTGATATTACTTCATTGATTTCGGGTGTCCTGCAGAGTCTGGATATTCTGATCGAGCAGAAAGAAGCACAAGTGATTTTCCGCCACAAGAACCCTGTTTATGTCTGGGCAGATGAGTTTAAGGTTGAGCAGGTTGTCCGGAACTATGTCAACAATGCACTGAACCATATCGATGGTGAGAAAGTGATCGAGATCAAGATCACCCAGGAAAATGATATGGCAAAAATTACCGTATTCAATACCGGAACGCCGATTCCGGAGGAAGATCTGCCACATATCTGGGAGAAATTCTATAAGGTTGATAAGGCAAGGACCAGAGAATACGGGGGAAATGGTATCGGGCTTTCCATTGTGAAGGCGATCATGGACTCCTTTGGAAAAGGATACGGTGCGATCAATCATACCAATGGTGTTGAGTTCTGGTTTGAACTGGACATGAAATAA
- the hisH gene encoding imidazole glycerol phosphate synthase subunit HisH, which translates to MIAIIDYDAGNIKSVEKALKYLGEDAVITRDREEILSADKVILPGVGAFGNAMYNLKKYGLDEVLREVAERQIPLLGICLGLQLLFERSDETPGVEGLGILKGEILRIPDCPGLKIPHMGWNSLKLQNDGRLFKDLPEEPYVYFVHSYYLKATDENIVKATTEYSTHIHASVEQGNVFACQFHPEKSSDTGLQILKNFVEL; encoded by the coding sequence ATGATAGCGATTATTGATTATGATGCAGGAAACATTAAAAGTGTAGAAAAAGCGTTAAAATATCTTGGTGAGGATGCGGTTATCACAAGAGACAGAGAAGAGATACTTTCTGCCGATAAAGTGATCCTTCCGGGAGTCGGTGCATTTGGCAATGCCATGTACAATCTGAAAAAATATGGATTGGATGAAGTGCTTCGTGAAGTAGCAGAGAGACAAATCCCGCTTCTTGGAATCTGTCTTGGGCTCCAGCTTTTGTTTGAAAGAAGTGACGAGACGCCAGGTGTGGAGGGACTTGGTATTCTAAAAGGAGAGATCCTTAGAATTCCGGACTGTCCGGGACTTAAGATCCCGCATATGGGATGGAACTCTCTGAAGCTTCAGAATGACGGCAGATTGTTTAAAGATTTACCTGAAGAGCCGTATGTATATTTTGTTCATTCCTACTATTTGAAAGCAACAGATGAAAATATTGTAAAAGCGACAACCGAGTACAGCACGCATATTCATGCTTCGGTTGAACAGGGAAATGTATTTGCCTGCCAGTTCCATCCGGAAAAGAGCAGTGATACAGGACTTCAGATACTGAAAAATTTTGTAGAATTGTAG
- the hisF gene encoding imidazole glycerol phosphate synthase subunit HisF — translation MFTKRIIPCLDVKNGRVVKGVNFVDLKDAGDPVEIAKAYDKAGADELVFLDITASSDDRSTVVDMVRKVAECVFIPFTVGGGIRTVDDFKALLREGADKISINSSAINRPELIREAAEKFGSQCVVVAIDAKRREDGSGWNIYKNGGRIDMGIDAVEWAKKVEALGAGEILLTSMDCDGTKAGYDLELTRTIAENVSIPVIASGGAGNLEHFYEALGEEGKADAALAASLFHYKELEIREVKEYLREKGVSVRL, via the coding sequence GTGTTTACAAAGAGAATTATCCCATGTCTTGATGTGAAGAACGGACGGGTTGTAAAAGGTGTGAATTTTGTGGATCTCAAAGATGCAGGAGATCCGGTTGAGATTGCGAAGGCTTATGATAAGGCAGGTGCGGATGAACTGGTATTTCTGGATATCACGGCATCTTCGGACGACAGAAGCACGGTGGTTGACATGGTGCGTAAAGTTGCTGAGTGTGTGTTTATTCCATTTACGGTAGGTGGTGGAATCCGGACCGTTGACGATTTTAAGGCATTGCTTCGTGAAGGTGCGGACAAGATTTCCATCAATTCTTCTGCAATCAATCGACCGGAACTGATCCGGGAAGCAGCGGAGAAGTTTGGAAGCCAGTGCGTGGTTGTCGCGATTGATGCGAAAAGAAGAGAAGACGGCAGTGGGTGGAATATCTATAAAAATGGCGGACGCATTGATATGGGAATTGATGCGGTCGAGTGGGCGAAGAAAGTAGAAGCACTTGGCGCAGGAGAGATTCTTTTGACCAGTATGGACTGTGACGGCACGAAGGCCGGATACGATCTGGAGCTGACAAGGACGATCGCGGAAAATGTATCAATTCCAGTAATCGCATCTGGAGGAGCAGGTAATCTGGAGCATTTCTACGAAGCACTCGGTGAAGAGGGGAAGGCAGACGCGGCACTTGCGGCATCCCTGTTCCACTATAAAGAGCTGGAAATCAGAGAAGTAAAAGAATATTTGAGAGAAAAAGGCGTATCGGTACGTCTGTAG
- a CDS encoding uracil-DNA glycosylase — translation MAAINNDWLDALKGEFSKPYYKKLFETVNQEYRTHRVYPPADDIFNAFHLTPLKDVKVVILGQDPYHGDGQAEGLSFSVKPGVDIPPSLVNIYQELHDDLGCTIPSHGNLVKWAEQGVLLLNTVLTVRAHQANSHRGIGWEEFTDAAIRVLNTQDRPIVFILWGRPAQMKKRMLTNPNHLILEAPHPSPLSAYRGFFGSKPFSQTNKFLEAHGVEPIDWQIDEL, via the coding sequence ATGGCAGCAATTAACAATGACTGGCTGGATGCACTGAAAGGTGAATTTTCCAAGCCATACTATAAGAAACTGTTTGAAACAGTGAATCAGGAATACCGGACACACCGGGTATATCCTCCGGCAGATGACATCTTTAATGCATTTCATCTGACACCGCTTAAGGATGTCAAGGTTGTGATCCTTGGTCAGGATCCATATCATGGAGATGGACAGGCAGAGGGTTTAAGCTTTTCTGTGAAACCAGGGGTTGATATTCCACCGTCACTGGTGAATATTTATCAGGAACTGCATGATGATTTGGGATGTACGATCCCAAGCCACGGCAATCTGGTGAAATGGGCGGAGCAGGGAGTACTTCTTCTCAACACGGTTCTTACGGTAAGAGCACATCAGGCTAATTCACATCGTGGAATTGGCTGGGAAGAATTTACAGATGCAGCAATCCGTGTACTCAATACCCAGGACAGGCCGATTGTATTTATTCTGTGGGGAAGACCGGCACAGATGAAAAAGAGAATGCTGACCAATCCGAACCATTTGATCCTGGAAGCACCGCATCCGAGTCCGCTTTCTGCGTATCGTGGATTTTTCGGAAGCAAACCGTTCAGCCAGACAAATAAATTCCTTGAGGCGCATGGTGTAGAGCCAATCGACTGGCAGATTGATGAATTGTAA
- a CDS encoding transposase, which translates to MDGIKNVYIGDRGYCSYNNMAHVVEQRQYFLFRTKDIHSKGLVGNFNFPDAESFDINVSVILVRSHSKKILADIHTEGYIRFVDQSAAFDYIEYGSYDTYELSFRILRFPISTSTYECIVTNLPRDEFPVERIKTLYNARWSIESSFRKLKYTIGLSNFHAYKPEYVKQEIWARLLASL; encoded by the coding sequence TTGGATGGAATAAAAAATGTCTATATCGGTGACCGCGGCTATTGCTCTTATAATAACATGGCACATGTTGTGGAACAGAGACAGTATTTCCTGTTCCGTACCAAGGATATCCATTCCAAAGGACTGGTCGGCAATTTTAATTTTCCAGATGCGGAATCCTTCGATATTAATGTCAGCGTCATACTGGTCCGGAGCCATTCGAAAAAAATTTTGGCAGACATCCACACAGAAGGTTACATACGCTTTGTTGATCAGTCAGCTGCTTTCGATTACATTGAATATGGAAGTTATGATACATATGAGCTGTCCTTCCGTATTCTACGCTTCCCTATCAGCACTTCTACATACGAGTGCATCGTGACCAATCTGCCACGTGATGAATTCCCTGTGGAACGTATCAAAACCTTGTACAATGCCAGATGGTCTATTGAATCCTCATTTAGGAAACTGAAATATACCATTGGGTTGAGTAATTTCCATGCGTATAAACCCGAATACGTGAAACAGGAAATATGGGCAAGGCTACTTGCATCATTATAA
- a CDS encoding D-amino acid aminotransferase, which yields MKTLGYYNGKFGPLEEMTVPMNDRACYFGDGVYEATLARNGKIFALKEHLDRFFNSAGLIKIDIPYTKDELAAILYDMLAKMDDKDIFIYWQMTRGTGIRQHQFPAAGTKPNLWIFMKPGKSADSSKRLKLTDMEDTRFLHCNIKTLNLLVNVMAAEKAESLGCGECVFHRGDIVTECAHSNVSIIKDGVFKTHPADHYILPGITRMHIIQICKDNGIIVDETPFTMAELMDADEIIVSSSTKFCSPVCEMNGTPIGGKAPELVDLIQKKYTEKFENETM from the coding sequence ATGAAAACACTTGGCTACTACAACGGTAAATTCGGACCTCTGGAAGAGATGACCGTTCCGATGAACGACCGCGCATGTTATTTCGGTGATGGTGTGTACGAGGCGACACTGGCGAGAAACGGAAAGATCTTCGCTTTAAAAGAGCACCTGGACCGTTTCTTCAACAGCGCCGGACTCATTAAGATCGATATCCCTTACACAAAGGACGAGCTTGCGGCGATCCTCTACGATATGCTGGCAAAAATGGACGATAAGGATATCTTCATCTACTGGCAGATGACCCGGGGAACCGGCATCCGTCAGCACCAGTTCCCAGCTGCAGGCACAAAGCCGAATCTCTGGATTTTCATGAAGCCTGGGAAATCGGCTGACTCCAGCAAACGTCTGAAACTTACAGACATGGAAGACACCCGTTTCCTCCACTGCAATATCAAGACATTAAACCTTCTCGTCAACGTCATGGCGGCAGAGAAAGCGGAGTCTCTCGGATGCGGCGAGTGCGTCTTCCACCGCGGTGATATCGTCACCGAGTGTGCCCACAGCAACGTTTCCATCATCAAGGACGGCGTATTTAAGACCCACCCGGCAGACCACTATATTTTACCGGGAATCACAAGAATGCACATCATCCAGATCTGCAAGGATAACGGGATCATCGTCGACGAGACACCTTTTACCATGGCAGAGCTGATGGATGCCGACGAGATCATCGTCTCCAGCTCCACAAAATTCTGCTCCCCGGTCTGCGAGATGAACGGCACCCCGATCGGAGGAAAGGCACCGGAGTTAGTGGATTTGATCCAGAAAAAGTATACAGAAAAATTTGAAAATGAGACCATGTAA
- a CDS encoding transposase, translated as MDGIKNVYIGDRGYCSYNNMAHVVEQGQYFLFRTKDIHSKGLVGNFNFPDAESFDINVSVILVRSHSKKILADIHTEGYIRFVDQSAAFDYIEYGSYDTYELSFRILRFPISTSTYECIVTNLPRDEFPVERIKTLYNAR; from the coding sequence TTGGATGGAATAAAAAATGTCTATATCGGTGACCGCGGCTATTGCTCTTATAATAACATGGCACATGTTGTGGAACAGGGACAGTATTTCCTGTTCCGTACCAAGGATATCCATTCCAAAGGACTGGTCGGCAATTTTAATTTTCCAGATGCGGAATCCTTCGATATTAATGTCAGCGTCATACTGGTCCGGAGCCATTCGAAAAAAATTTTGGCAGACATCCACACAGAAGGTTACATACGCTTTGTTGATCAGTCAGCTGCTTTCGATTACATTGAATATGGAAGTTATGATACATATGAGCTGTCCTTCCGTATTCTACGCTTCCCTATCAGCACTTCTACATACGAGTGCATCGTGACCAATCTGCCACGTGATGAATTCCCTGTGGAACGTATCAAAACCTTGTACAATGCCAGATGA
- a CDS encoding helix-turn-helix domain-containing protein, whose product MHISYKPLWHTLLERDMRKEDLRLAAGMTTNMIANMSKEGKHISMDTLARICETLNCEITDVIELVPDEPASTGGKEHERIETKNNGKRN is encoded by the coding sequence ATGCACATCAGCTATAAACCACTCTGGCACACACTGTTAGAGCGTGATATGAGAAAAGAGGATTTAAGGCTTGCTGCTGGTATGACAACAAATATGATTGCCAACATGAGCAAAGAGGGAAAGCACATCAGCATGGATACATTAGCCCGTATCTGTGAAACTCTGAATTGTGAGATTACTGATGTGATTGAGTTAGTACCAGACGAGCCTGCTTCCACAGGAGGTAAGGAACATGAGCGAATTGAAACCAAGAATAACGGAAAACGGAATTGA
- a CDS encoding TnpV protein translates to MSELKPRITENGIDYILVGDYYIPGLKLPEEHRPIGKYGRMHREYLREVHPARLNTLILTGELLTYLADLNEQAQKRLDTIMEQMKATEGVTEELKCTRQMEWVQRCNNIHNRAEEIVLYEMIYS, encoded by the coding sequence ATGAGCGAATTGAAACCAAGAATAACGGAAAACGGAATTGATTATATCCTTGTCGGAGATTACTACATTCCAGGCTTGAAACTGCCGGAGGAACACCGCCCTATCGGAAAGTACGGACGAATGCACCGGGAATATTTAAGAGAAGTCCACCCAGCCAGATTGAATACATTGATACTGACCGGAGAATTGTTGACATATCTTGCAGACCTGAATGAACAGGCACAAAAACGGTTAGACACTATCATGGAGCAGATGAAAGCTACCGAGGGCGTGACAGAGGAATTGAAGTGTACCCGACAAATGGAATGGGTGCAGCGTTGCAATAACATTCACAACAGGGCAGAAGAAATTGTTTTGTATGAGATGATTTATTCATAA
- a CDS encoding DUF3658 domain-containing protein: MIEIVFGESACGSLKIAQTYGKGKYRGSAVSIFMRHEDGSVPSSDEMKKAQLQAQEQERIAWENAIPLGGKSSDVYCFDMALSVGDISDNGIGEQRKNIFKKMLSVCFVEDLDYQVEEKIQKIKTTLTSVIERYVAGEEIRIWYSYNPDELCGMYWLMKQLQPLNCQTTIYLVKLPTWEYGKENTMTSKIAWGEVSPGEWGNYITLQEKANPVFLSACTMKWNQLQNENAPLRAMLNGKLQSVSEDIYDSFILREIAEQPEQFKMAIVIGNVLGKYQLGISDVWISNRIDKMLEDGVLEIIQDAPKGETNYRRILRKRMK; encoded by the coding sequence ATGATTGAAATTGTATTTGGTGAAAGTGCCTGTGGAAGTTTGAAAATTGCCCAAACTTACGGCAAGGGAAAGTATAGAGGAAGTGCTGTTTCAATATTTATGAGGCACGAAGACGGGAGTGTTCCATCTTCAGATGAAATGAAAAAGGCACAGCTTCAAGCACAGGAACAAGAACGCATTGCTTGGGAGAATGCTATTCCATTGGGAGGCAAGAGCAGTGATGTTTATTGTTTTGATATGGCTCTTAGTGTGGGAGATATTTCTGATAATGGAATTGGCGAACAGCGGAAAAATATTTTCAAGAAAATGCTGTCTGTCTGCTTTGTAGAGGATTTAGATTATCAGGTTGAAGAAAAAATACAGAAAATTAAAACTACATTGACCTCAGTGATTGAACGATATGTAGCTGGGGAAGAAATTCGCATTTGGTATAGCTATAATCCAGATGAGCTTTGTGGTATGTATTGGCTTATGAAACAACTTCAACCATTAAACTGCCAGACAACAATTTATTTGGTTAAGTTACCTACATGGGAATATGGAAAAGAAAATACTATGACATCCAAAATAGCATGGGGCGAGGTCTCTCCTGGCGAATGGGGAAACTATATAACTCTACAAGAGAAAGCTAATCCTGTATTTCTTTCAGCTTGTACTATGAAATGGAATCAACTTCAAAATGAAAATGCACCTTTGCGTGCAATGTTAAATGGTAAATTGCAAAGCGTTTCAGAAGATATATATGATAGTTTCATTCTTCGTGAAATTGCGGAACAGCCAGAGCAATTCAAAATGGCTATTGTCATAGGTAATGTTTTAGGAAAATATCAACTTGGAATTAGTGATGTATGGATTTCCAATCGCATTGATAAAATGCTTGAAGATGGTGTGTTGGAAATTATACAGGACGCACCAAAGGGAGAAACAAATTATCGCCGAATATTAAGAAAACGAATGAAATAA
- a CDS encoding helix-turn-helix domain-containing protein, protein MKVATSIQERLWELRKDKGLNLEELSKLTGISKSALGSYEKEDYKEINHGNLITLADFYGVSVDYLLCRTENREQINTPLTELHLNDEMVALLKSGRINNRLLCELATHKDFIKFLADIEIYVDGIATMQIQNLNSLVDTVRHEIIERYRPGEDDPHLKVLQAAHISDDEYFSHMVLDDLNLIIRDIREFHKKDSESAPQTTVADELKENLEAVENFKGSRDEKLVILYCKQLGINYKNLSEEEFRWFIRILKKSKKMGTPISQRKKR, encoded by the coding sequence ATGAAAGTTGCAACAAGCATACAGGAACGCCTTTGGGAACTCCGCAAAGACAAAGGCTTAAATCTGGAAGAACTATCAAAGCTGACGGGCATTTCTAAATCAGCCCTTGGCAGTTATGAAAAAGAGGATTATAAGGAAATCAATCATGGCAACCTTATCACGCTGGCAGACTTCTATGGGGTTTCCGTCGATTATCTGCTGTGCCGGACAGAGAACAGGGAGCAGATCAACACGCCACTGACGGAGCTGCATTTGAACGATGAGATGGTGGCACTGCTGAAAAGCGGTCGGATTAACAACCGTCTGCTCTGCGAACTTGCCACCCATAAGGACTTTATCAAGTTTCTTGCGGACATTGAGATTTATGTGGACGGGATTGCCACCATGCAAATCCAAAATCTCAACTCCCTTGTTGATACCGTCCGGCATGAAATTATTGAACGGTATCGCCCCGGCGAAGATGACCCGCATTTGAAGGTGCTGCAAGCCGCACATATCAGTGATGATGAGTATTTCAGTCACATGGTTCTGGATGACCTCAACCTGATTATCCGGGATATTCGGGAATTCCACAAAAAGGACAGCGAGAGTGCGCCCCAAACTACCGTTGCCGATGAACTGAAAGAAAATCTGGAAGCGGTCGAAAATTTCAAGGGCAGTCGAGATGAAAAACTGGTTATCCTTTACTGCAAGCAGCTTGGTATCAACTATAAAAACCTGTCAGAAGAAGAATTTCGCTGGTTCATTCGTATTCTCAAAAAATCAAAGAAAATGGGAACGCCTATCAGCCAGAGGAAAAAACGGTAA
- a CDS encoding DeoR family transcriptional regulator produces MNFEFMTIDTPLPPCMPFPRALTGFPVSSTAKVMYCRMLDAMLFRGQADENGILFVCFPITAIAAVLSRSLMTVKRSLNELETAGLIMRVRQGVGEPNRIYVLIPGKEGATLA; encoded by the coding sequence ATGAATTTTGAATTTATGACGATAGACACACCATTGCCGCCCTGTATGCCATTTCCCAGAGCGTTGACAGGATTTCCAGTCAGCAGCACCGCAAAGGTCATGTACTGCCGGATGTTGGACGCTATGCTTTTCAGAGGGCAGGCGGACGAGAACGGGATTCTTTTTGTCTGCTTCCCTATCACAGCCATTGCCGCAGTCCTGTCCCGCAGCCTCATGACGGTCAAGCGTTCTTTGAATGAACTGGAAACCGCCGGACTTATCATGCGGGTGCGTCAGGGCGTGGGAGAACCGAACAGGATTTATGTGCTGATACCGGGAAAGGAGGGCGCTACCCTTGCCTGA
- a CDS encoding DUF3847 domain-containing protein, which translates to MPDTSKLGKLNRELEKSEKKLRKAINDEKALQHQLKQLTRKERTHRLCTRGGMLESFLQEPERLTDDDVMLLLKLIFHRQDTQDILKKLLEREKPETP; encoded by the coding sequence TTGCCTGATACCTCAAAGCTGGGAAAGCTCAACCGGGAGTTGGAGAAAAGCGAAAAGAAACTGCGGAAAGCCATCAATGATGAAAAGGCATTGCAGCACCAGTTGAAGCAGCTTACCCGAAAGGAACGGACGCACCGGCTCTGTACTCGTGGCGGTATGCTGGAAAGTTTTCTGCAAGAGCCGGAACGCCTGACGGACGATGATGTCATGCTGTTGCTGAAACTCATTTTTCACAGGCAGGACACGCAAGATATATTGAAAAAACTGCTGGAACGGGAGAAGCCGGAAACCCCTTAG
- a CDS encoding helix-turn-helix transcriptional regulator, whose amino-acid sequence MKNRLEELRKQRGIKQEDLANALEVSRQTIGSLENGRYNPSIQLAFKIARYFNMSIEEIFIYEED is encoded by the coding sequence ATGAAAAATCGCCTGGAAGAATTACGAAAGCAACGAGGCATAAAGCAAGAAGATTTAGCAAATGCATTGGAAGTATCACGACAGACCATCGGCTCTTTGGAAAACGGACGCTATAACCCATCTATTCAGTTGGCATTTAAGATTGCCAGATATTTCAACATGAGTATTGAAGAAATTTTTATTTACGAGGAGGATTGA